In a single window of the Rhodamnia argentea isolate NSW1041297 chromosome 2, ASM2092103v1, whole genome shotgun sequence genome:
- the LOC115739629 gene encoding protein sym-1-like isoform X1 produces MATGSVLKQLRRRSTKLLVSPADLAAFFEAPSLASSQRHRAYTSSRNGTRSGGGAKSSIPSSEPSLARSAPHCRPRKNGFLAWYLGMLEARPLVTKCVTSSLIYAASDLTSQMVTLPPSGSLDLIRTLRMTAYGLVILGPSQHMWFNSASRVLPQRDVVTTLKKIFMGQAIYGPCITTVFFSYNAGLQGETFGDIVGRLRRDLLPTIRNGVLFWPICDFFTFKFIPVHLQPLANSSCSYVWTIYLTYMASLKKASSD; encoded by the exons ATGGCGACGGGCTCCGTGTTGAAGCAGCTCCGCAGGCGTTCGACGAAGCTCTTGGTCTCGCCCGCTGATCTTGCCGCCTTCTTCGAAGCTCCGTCGCTCGCGAGCTCACAGCGGCACAGGGCCTACACTAGCTCGCGGAACGGAACTCGCAGCGGTGGAGGCGCCAAAAGCTCGATCCCTTCCTCCGAGCCCTCTCTCGCTCGCTCCGCTCCTCATTGTCGGCCGAGAAAGAATGGATTCCTCGCCTGGTACCTGGGCATGCTCGAGGCTCGGCCTCTCGTCACCAAGTGCGTCACGTCCTCGCTCATTTACGCCGCCTCTGATCTGACTTCCCAG ATGGTTACATTGCCGCCTTCCGGTTCTTTGGACCTGATAAGAACGCTGCGTATGACCGCGTATGGATTGGTTATATTGGGTCCTAGCCAGCACATGTGGTTCAACTCTGCGTCGAGAGTCCTACCACAGCGAGATGTGGTTACTACTCTGAAGAAAATATTCATGGGGCAGGCAATATATGGACCTTGCATCACCACGGTCTTCTTCTCATACAATGCGGGTCTACAAG GTGAAACTTTTGGTGATATTGTTGGCAGATTGAGGAGAGATCTGCTGCCGACCATAAGAAACGGCGTTTTATTTTGGCCTATTTGCGATTTTTTCACATTCAAGTTCATCCCTGTGCATTTACAG CCATTGGCGAACAGTTCTTGTTCATATGTGTGGACCATTTATTTAACATACATGGCGAGCTTGAAAAAAGCGAGTTCTGACTGA
- the LOC115739487 gene encoding glycine-rich protein 5-like: MGKQNEVARRFILIWFILGFLVVEGSRGKRFLSKDDDYDMAKELQRRVQDQEDDAYRAVIAGRLGGGGSGFGGGWGIGKGGGGYGSGGGMGSGYGGGWGIGKGDGGYGSGGGMVKGYGGGSGTGGWGVGMGGGSGGGFGGGGGSSYNNGGYGYGGGSGGGYGSGGGGGGGFGGGSGWGSGYGSGYSSGYGSGGGIGGFSGGGGTVGGYGPDGGYGPGYGSGEGNGGGPFGGPGKKY; the protein is encoded by the coding sequence ATGGGAAAGCAGAATGAGGTTGCACGGAGATTCATCCTCATCTGGTTCATCCTGGGGTTCCTAGTAGTGGAAGGTAGTAGAGGGAAGAGGTTTCTGAGCAAAGATGACGATTATGACATGGCCAAAGAGTTGCAAAGGAGGGTTCAGGATCAGGAAGACGATGCCTACAGAGCGGTGATAGCTGGCAGATTAGGAGGAGGCGGCAGCGGTTTTGGTGGTGGCTGGGGGATAGGCAAGGGAGGTGGAGGTTATGGGTCAGGTGGTGGTATGGGCAGCGGCTACGGTGGTGGCTGGGGAATAGGCAAGGGAGACGGAGGTTACGGGTCAGGTGGTGGTATGGTCAAAGGCTACGGTGGTGGAAGTGGAACAGGGGGTTGGGGGGTTGGCATGGGTGGAGGAAGTGGTGGCGGCTTCGGAGGTGGCGGAGGATCCAGCTACAACAATGGCGGATATGGCTACGGGGGCGGAAGTGGAGGCGGGTATGGTTCTGGTGGTGGAGGGGGTGGTGGCTTTGGGGGAGGATCTGGTTGGGGCAGTGGTTATGGATCGGGCTACAGCTCGGGATATGGAAGTGGTGGAGGCATCGGCGGATTCAGTGGAGGAGGAGGTACGGTCGGAGGTTATGGGCCCGACGGAGGATATGGACCCGGGTATGGCTCCGGTGAAGGCAATGGAGGAGGCCCTTTTGGAGGTCCCGGCAAAAAGTACTGA
- the LOC115739645 gene encoding 40S ribosomal protein S29, with protein MHTENAAFWDVERIKELLGFPSAFLTRAEAIELRGELKDFPPEEEKMGHSNVWSSHPKNYGPGSRACRVCGNPHGLIRKYGLMCCRQCFRSNAKEIGFIKYR; from the exons ATGCACACCGAAAACGCGGCGTTTTGGGACGTGGAGCGTATAAAAGAGCTTTTAGGGTTTCCCTCAGCTTTCCTGACAAGAGCGGAAGCGATCGAACTGCGCGGTGAGCTCAAGGATTTTCCGCCCGAGGAAGAGAAGATGGGTCACTCCAACGTGTGGAGCTCTCATCCCAAGAACTACGGCCCTGGTTCTCGTGCCTG CCGGGTATGTGGAAACCCTCATGGTTTGATCCGGAAGTATGGACTGATGTGCTGTAGGCAGTGCTTCCGCAGCAACGCTAAGGAAATTGGCTTCATCAAG tACCGCTGA
- the LOC115739556 gene encoding transcription initiation factor TFIID subunit 4b isoform X3, with product MFGRMQNKSRILVNMHTGVSQGDISMPGQSYPGWKPTNQAANVNSHTHQEQKISEHQEQILAQMQLQQHESLADPQKSNTLEKVNHPQLKQKQVQDGHPLGQGEQNSIQIMQSPGMQLSEKNSVSTSELGRVHTLDSESQYLKLQQMSIQQAKVPKQAPNRPNHLKQVPFALLLPVILPQLDKDRAMQLQTLYAKLKKNDIPKEGFVRIMRGIVGDQMLKLAVMKMQTQPPPQLHIQGSTSALQPQPRMQPASVSKFNDSSPPGQVPMNRTGPKSGEVEQKPESRLVQQQQHFQNMQTFPKYGGPGGVHPFSGKNVNCAAPSVKTEPNDLQMKQIPIHQNLGSIQPGGAAQTMSLVTAPKFNQQHPNNDNKIGQSSALPPFASNVPLQQNSVPWKLSTAKDQSSGAASSSAFVKHEPVDHSSNQQKPQLSSLNGLSSVSAGHLEQRVSIPETSRDNSLEQQSPGTGFLAPAITGTSHQGSLSTTPAQDSNIQLGSRTASAPAGYNARTPSKKTSVGQKKPLETLGSSPPPSSKKQKVSGTFADQSIEQLIDVTAVSGVNLREEEEQLFSGPKEDSRVSEASRRVVLEEEENLILQRAPLQKKLAEIMVQCGVKNISNDVERCLSLSVEERLRGLLCNLIRVSKQRVDVERPRHRTIVTSDAQQHLMILNHRAKEEWDKKQAEAEKLRKQSEPEGSQGVDGDKEKDEGRGKSVKANKEEDDKMRATAANVAARAAVGGDDMLSKWQLMAERARQKREGGLEAASQVGQDSRKSSISGRNNKDNQEAGKRGQAASGANRKLGRNQAIASQPKVARTISVKDVIAVLEREPQMAKSSLIYRLHNKVHSETRHE from the exons ATGTTTGGAAGAATGCAAAACAAAAGTAGAATCTTGGTCAATATGCATACTG GTGTCTCACAAGGAGATATTAGTATGCCCGGCCAATCATATCCAGGTTGGAAACCGACTAACCAGGCTGCAAATGTAAATTCTCATACTCACCAAGAGCAAAAAATTTCAGAACATCAAGAACAGATTTTGGCACAGATGCAACTGCAGCAACATGAATCTCTTGCTGATCCCCAAAAAAGTAACACCTTGGAGAAAGTCAATCACCCGCAATTGAAGCAGAAACAAGTACAAGATGGTCACCCACTTGGGCAGGGAGAACAAAATTCTATCCAGATCATGCAATCTCCTGGGATGCAATTGTCAGAAAAGAATTCCGTCTCTACGAGTGAGCTAGGTAGAGTGCATACCCTTGACAGTGAATCTCAGTACTTAAAGTTACAGCAAATGAGCATTCAACAGGCAAAGGTTCCCAAGCAAGCACCAAATAGGCCAAACCATCTTAAACAAGTGCCATTTGCATTGTTGCTCCCAGTGATTCTTCCCCAGCTTGATAAGGACAGAGCCATGCAACTACAAACCCTCTATGCCAAATTGAAG AAAAATGATATTCCCAAGGAAGGGTTTGTGCGGATCATGAGAGGAATTGTTGGAGATCAGATGCTGAAGTTGGCAGTTATGAAAATGCAAACACAG CCTCCCCCACAGTTGCATATTCAAGGTTCGACTTCAGCTCTACAGCCGCAACCTAGAATGCAGCCTGCTAGCGTTTCAAAGTTCAATGACTCATCTCCGCCAGGCCAAGTCCCAATGAATAGAACTGGTCCAAAGTCTGGAGAAGTGGAGCAGAAACCAGAGTCTCGATTagtgcagcagcagcagcatttTCAGAACATGCAGACATTTCCTAAGTATGGAGGTCCTGGCGGAGTTCATCCATTCAGCGGGAAGAATGTAAACTGTGCTGCTCCTTCTGTCAAAACAGAACCTAATGATTTACAAATGAAGCAGATTCCAATTCATCAAAATTTGGGTTCAATTCAGCCAGGAGGGGCAGCTCAGACAATGAGCCTGGTAACTGCACCAAAATTCAATCAGCAGCATCCTAACAATGATAACAAGATAGGGCAATCTTCTGCTCTCCCACCATTTGCAAGTAATGTACCACTCCAACAAAATTCGGTTCCTTGGAAGTTGTCTACTGCTAAAGACCAAAGTTCGGGTGCCGCCTCATCATCAGCCTTTGTAAAACATGAACCTGTTGATCATTCCAGCAATCAACAGAAACCACAGTTGTCTTCCCTTAACGGACTGTCCTCAGTTTCAGCTGGACATCTAGAGCAAAGAGTTTCCATACCAGAAACCTCAAGGGACAATTCACTTGAGCAGCAGTCCCCAGGAACGGGTTTCTTGGCTCCTGCTATTACTGGGACTTCGCATCAGGGTTCTCTTTCCACAACGCCAGCTCAGGATTCTAATATCCAG CTAGGCTCCCGAACAGCATCTGCACCAGCTGGGTATAATGCAAGGACACCTTCTAAAAAAACTTCTGTTGGCCAGAAGAAGCCTCTTGAAACGCTTGGTTCTTCGCCTCCTCCCTCAAG TAAGAAGCAAAAGGTATCTGGGACCTTTGCAGATCAAAGCATTGAACAACTCATTGATGTCACTGCTGTTAGTGGGGTCAATCTCAGG gaagaagaagaacagctGTTTTCTGGGCCTAAGGAAGACAGTCGAGTCTCAGAAGCATCCCGGAGAGTTGtcctagaggaagaagaaaatctgaTATTGCAGCGGGCTCCCCTGCAGAAAAAATTGGCGGAGATCA TGGTCCAATGTGGTGTGAAGAATATAAGCAATGACGTGGAGAGGTGTCTCTCGTTG AGTGTGGAGGAAAGGTTGCGTGGCCTACTGTGCAATTTAATTAGAGTCTCAAAGCAG CGGGTTGATGTTGAGAGGCCCAGACATCGGACCATTGTCACTTCAGATGCCCAGCAGCACCTTATGATTTTGAACCACAGAGCTAAGGAAGAATGGGATAAGAAACAGGCTGAAGCAGAAAAGCTAAGGAAACAAAGTGAG CCTGAGGGCAGTCAAGGAGTTGATGGTGATAAAGAAAAGGACGAAGGCCGTGGAAAATCCGTGAAG GCAAACAAAGAGGAAGACGACAAGATGAGGGCGACTGCTGCAAATGTTGCTGCCCGAGCTGCTGTGGGAGGAGATGACATGTTGTCCAAGTGGCAGCTTATGGCTGAACGAGCGCGTCAAAAACGTGAGGGAGGATTGGAGGCGGCATCTCAGGTCGGTCAAGATAGCCGAAAATCTTCAATTTCTGGAAGAAACAATAAAGACAATCAAGAAGCAGGAAAAAGGGGACAAGCTGCATCTG GGGCCAATAGAAAATTAGGAAGGAACCAAGCTATTGCATCACAACCGAAGGTAGCTCGTACAATTTCTGTCAAGGATGTGATTGCTGTTCTGGAAAGGGAACCTCAGATGGCGAAGTCTAGTCTCATCTACCGCCTTCACAATAAAGTTCATTCTGAAACTCGCCACGAATAA
- the LOC115739556 gene encoding transcription initiation factor TFIID subunit 4b isoform X1, with amino-acid sequence MDPSIMKLLEEDEDESMHLGADVEAFQAALNRDIGGDTSTSQPSSSDKGVSQGDISMPGQSYPGWKPTNQAANVNSHTHQEQKISEHQEQILAQMQLQQHESLADPQKSNTLEKVNHPQLKQKQVQDGHPLGQGEQNSIQIMQSPGMQLSEKNSVSTSELGRVHTLDSESQYLKLQQMSIQQAKVPKQAPNRPNHLKQVPFALLLPVILPQLDKDRAMQLQTLYAKLKKNDIPKEGFVRIMRGIVGDQMLKLAVMKMQTQPPPQLHIQGSTSALQPQPRMQPASVSKFNDSSPPGQVPMNRTGPKSGEVEQKPESRLVQQQQHFQNMQTFPKYGGPGGVHPFSGKNVNCAAPSVKTEPNDLQMKQIPIHQNLGSIQPGGAAQTMSLVTAPKFNQQHPNNDNKIGQSSALPPFASNVPLQQNSVPWKLSTAKDQSSGAASSSAFVKHEPVDHSSNQQKPQLSSLNGLSSVSAGHLEQRVSIPETSRDNSLEQQSPGTGFLAPAITGTSHQGSLSTTPAQDSNIQLGSRTASAPAGYNARTPSKKTSVGQKKPLETLGSSPPPSSKKQKVSGTFADQSIEQLIDVTAVSGVNLREEEEQLFSGPKEDSRVSEASRRVVLEEEENLILQRAPLQKKLAEIMVQCGVKNISNDVERCLSLSVEERLRGLLCNLIRVSKQRVDVERPRHRTIVTSDAQQHLMILNHRAKEEWDKKQAEAEKLRKQSEPEGSQGVDGDKEKDEGRGKSVKANKEEDDKMRATAANVAARAAVGGDDMLSKWQLMAERARQKREGGLEAASQVGQDSRKSSISGRNNKDNQEAGKRGQAASGANRKLGRNQAIASQPKVARTISVKDVIAVLEREPQMAKSSLIYRLHNKVHSETRHE; translated from the exons ATGGATCCTTCGATAATGAAGCTCCTGGAAGAAGATGAG GACGAAAGCATGCACTTGGGGGCTGACGTGGAGGCTTTCCAGGCTGCCCTTAATCGGGATATTGGAGGTGATACGTCGACTTCTCAACCATCATCATCCGATAAAG GTGTCTCACAAGGAGATATTAGTATGCCCGGCCAATCATATCCAGGTTGGAAACCGACTAACCAGGCTGCAAATGTAAATTCTCATACTCACCAAGAGCAAAAAATTTCAGAACATCAAGAACAGATTTTGGCACAGATGCAACTGCAGCAACATGAATCTCTTGCTGATCCCCAAAAAAGTAACACCTTGGAGAAAGTCAATCACCCGCAATTGAAGCAGAAACAAGTACAAGATGGTCACCCACTTGGGCAGGGAGAACAAAATTCTATCCAGATCATGCAATCTCCTGGGATGCAATTGTCAGAAAAGAATTCCGTCTCTACGAGTGAGCTAGGTAGAGTGCATACCCTTGACAGTGAATCTCAGTACTTAAAGTTACAGCAAATGAGCATTCAACAGGCAAAGGTTCCCAAGCAAGCACCAAATAGGCCAAACCATCTTAAACAAGTGCCATTTGCATTGTTGCTCCCAGTGATTCTTCCCCAGCTTGATAAGGACAGAGCCATGCAACTACAAACCCTCTATGCCAAATTGAAG AAAAATGATATTCCCAAGGAAGGGTTTGTGCGGATCATGAGAGGAATTGTTGGAGATCAGATGCTGAAGTTGGCAGTTATGAAAATGCAAACACAG CCTCCCCCACAGTTGCATATTCAAGGTTCGACTTCAGCTCTACAGCCGCAACCTAGAATGCAGCCTGCTAGCGTTTCAAAGTTCAATGACTCATCTCCGCCAGGCCAAGTCCCAATGAATAGAACTGGTCCAAAGTCTGGAGAAGTGGAGCAGAAACCAGAGTCTCGATTagtgcagcagcagcagcatttTCAGAACATGCAGACATTTCCTAAGTATGGAGGTCCTGGCGGAGTTCATCCATTCAGCGGGAAGAATGTAAACTGTGCTGCTCCTTCTGTCAAAACAGAACCTAATGATTTACAAATGAAGCAGATTCCAATTCATCAAAATTTGGGTTCAATTCAGCCAGGAGGGGCAGCTCAGACAATGAGCCTGGTAACTGCACCAAAATTCAATCAGCAGCATCCTAACAATGATAACAAGATAGGGCAATCTTCTGCTCTCCCACCATTTGCAAGTAATGTACCACTCCAACAAAATTCGGTTCCTTGGAAGTTGTCTACTGCTAAAGACCAAAGTTCGGGTGCCGCCTCATCATCAGCCTTTGTAAAACATGAACCTGTTGATCATTCCAGCAATCAACAGAAACCACAGTTGTCTTCCCTTAACGGACTGTCCTCAGTTTCAGCTGGACATCTAGAGCAAAGAGTTTCCATACCAGAAACCTCAAGGGACAATTCACTTGAGCAGCAGTCCCCAGGAACGGGTTTCTTGGCTCCTGCTATTACTGGGACTTCGCATCAGGGTTCTCTTTCCACAACGCCAGCTCAGGATTCTAATATCCAG CTAGGCTCCCGAACAGCATCTGCACCAGCTGGGTATAATGCAAGGACACCTTCTAAAAAAACTTCTGTTGGCCAGAAGAAGCCTCTTGAAACGCTTGGTTCTTCGCCTCCTCCCTCAAG TAAGAAGCAAAAGGTATCTGGGACCTTTGCAGATCAAAGCATTGAACAACTCATTGATGTCACTGCTGTTAGTGGGGTCAATCTCAGG gaagaagaagaacagctGTTTTCTGGGCCTAAGGAAGACAGTCGAGTCTCAGAAGCATCCCGGAGAGTTGtcctagaggaagaagaaaatctgaTATTGCAGCGGGCTCCCCTGCAGAAAAAATTGGCGGAGATCA TGGTCCAATGTGGTGTGAAGAATATAAGCAATGACGTGGAGAGGTGTCTCTCGTTG AGTGTGGAGGAAAGGTTGCGTGGCCTACTGTGCAATTTAATTAGAGTCTCAAAGCAG CGGGTTGATGTTGAGAGGCCCAGACATCGGACCATTGTCACTTCAGATGCCCAGCAGCACCTTATGATTTTGAACCACAGAGCTAAGGAAGAATGGGATAAGAAACAGGCTGAAGCAGAAAAGCTAAGGAAACAAAGTGAG CCTGAGGGCAGTCAAGGAGTTGATGGTGATAAAGAAAAGGACGAAGGCCGTGGAAAATCCGTGAAG GCAAACAAAGAGGAAGACGACAAGATGAGGGCGACTGCTGCAAATGTTGCTGCCCGAGCTGCTGTGGGAGGAGATGACATGTTGTCCAAGTGGCAGCTTATGGCTGAACGAGCGCGTCAAAAACGTGAGGGAGGATTGGAGGCGGCATCTCAGGTCGGTCAAGATAGCCGAAAATCTTCAATTTCTGGAAGAAACAATAAAGACAATCAAGAAGCAGGAAAAAGGGGACAAGCTGCATCTG GGGCCAATAGAAAATTAGGAAGGAACCAAGCTATTGCATCACAACCGAAGGTAGCTCGTACAATTTCTGTCAAGGATGTGATTGCTGTTCTGGAAAGGGAACCTCAGATGGCGAAGTCTAGTCTCATCTACCGCCTTCACAATAAAGTTCATTCTGAAACTCGCCACGAATAA
- the LOC115739629 gene encoding protein sym-1-like isoform X2: MATGSVLKQLRRRSTKLLVSPADLAAFFEAPSLASSQRHRAYTSSRNGTRSGGGAKSSIPSSEPSLARSAPHCRPRKNGFLAWYLGMLEARPLVTKCVTSSLIYAASDLTSQMVTLPPSGSLDLIRTLRMTAYGLVILGPSQHMWFNSASRVLPQRDVVTTLKKIFMGQAIYGPCITTVFFSYNAGLQGETFGDIVGRLRRDLLPTIRNGVLFWPICDFFTFKFIPVHLQGTH; encoded by the exons ATGGCGACGGGCTCCGTGTTGAAGCAGCTCCGCAGGCGTTCGACGAAGCTCTTGGTCTCGCCCGCTGATCTTGCCGCCTTCTTCGAAGCTCCGTCGCTCGCGAGCTCACAGCGGCACAGGGCCTACACTAGCTCGCGGAACGGAACTCGCAGCGGTGGAGGCGCCAAAAGCTCGATCCCTTCCTCCGAGCCCTCTCTCGCTCGCTCCGCTCCTCATTGTCGGCCGAGAAAGAATGGATTCCTCGCCTGGTACCTGGGCATGCTCGAGGCTCGGCCTCTCGTCACCAAGTGCGTCACGTCCTCGCTCATTTACGCCGCCTCTGATCTGACTTCCCAG ATGGTTACATTGCCGCCTTCCGGTTCTTTGGACCTGATAAGAACGCTGCGTATGACCGCGTATGGATTGGTTATATTGGGTCCTAGCCAGCACATGTGGTTCAACTCTGCGTCGAGAGTCCTACCACAGCGAGATGTGGTTACTACTCTGAAGAAAATATTCATGGGGCAGGCAATATATGGACCTTGCATCACCACGGTCTTCTTCTCATACAATGCGGGTCTACAAG GTGAAACTTTTGGTGATATTGTTGGCAGATTGAGGAGAGATCTGCTGCCGACCATAAGAAACGGCGTTTTATTTTGGCCTATTTGCGATTTTTTCACATTCAAGTTCATCCCTGTGCATTTACAG GGTACTCATTAA
- the LOC115739556 gene encoding transcription initiation factor TFIID subunit 4b isoform X2 produces MDPSIMKLLEEDEDESMHLGADVEAFQAALNRDIGGVSQGDISMPGQSYPGWKPTNQAANVNSHTHQEQKISEHQEQILAQMQLQQHESLADPQKSNTLEKVNHPQLKQKQVQDGHPLGQGEQNSIQIMQSPGMQLSEKNSVSTSELGRVHTLDSESQYLKLQQMSIQQAKVPKQAPNRPNHLKQVPFALLLPVILPQLDKDRAMQLQTLYAKLKKNDIPKEGFVRIMRGIVGDQMLKLAVMKMQTQPPPQLHIQGSTSALQPQPRMQPASVSKFNDSSPPGQVPMNRTGPKSGEVEQKPESRLVQQQQHFQNMQTFPKYGGPGGVHPFSGKNVNCAAPSVKTEPNDLQMKQIPIHQNLGSIQPGGAAQTMSLVTAPKFNQQHPNNDNKIGQSSALPPFASNVPLQQNSVPWKLSTAKDQSSGAASSSAFVKHEPVDHSSNQQKPQLSSLNGLSSVSAGHLEQRVSIPETSRDNSLEQQSPGTGFLAPAITGTSHQGSLSTTPAQDSNIQLGSRTASAPAGYNARTPSKKTSVGQKKPLETLGSSPPPSSKKQKVSGTFADQSIEQLIDVTAVSGVNLREEEEQLFSGPKEDSRVSEASRRVVLEEEENLILQRAPLQKKLAEIMVQCGVKNISNDVERCLSLSVEERLRGLLCNLIRVSKQRVDVERPRHRTIVTSDAQQHLMILNHRAKEEWDKKQAEAEKLRKQSEPEGSQGVDGDKEKDEGRGKSVKANKEEDDKMRATAANVAARAAVGGDDMLSKWQLMAERARQKREGGLEAASQVGQDSRKSSISGRNNKDNQEAGKRGQAASGANRKLGRNQAIASQPKVARTISVKDVIAVLEREPQMAKSSLIYRLHNKVHSETRHE; encoded by the exons ATGGATCCTTCGATAATGAAGCTCCTGGAAGAAGATGAG GACGAAAGCATGCACTTGGGGGCTGACGTGGAGGCTTTCCAGGCTGCCCTTAATCGGGATATTGGAG GTGTCTCACAAGGAGATATTAGTATGCCCGGCCAATCATATCCAGGTTGGAAACCGACTAACCAGGCTGCAAATGTAAATTCTCATACTCACCAAGAGCAAAAAATTTCAGAACATCAAGAACAGATTTTGGCACAGATGCAACTGCAGCAACATGAATCTCTTGCTGATCCCCAAAAAAGTAACACCTTGGAGAAAGTCAATCACCCGCAATTGAAGCAGAAACAAGTACAAGATGGTCACCCACTTGGGCAGGGAGAACAAAATTCTATCCAGATCATGCAATCTCCTGGGATGCAATTGTCAGAAAAGAATTCCGTCTCTACGAGTGAGCTAGGTAGAGTGCATACCCTTGACAGTGAATCTCAGTACTTAAAGTTACAGCAAATGAGCATTCAACAGGCAAAGGTTCCCAAGCAAGCACCAAATAGGCCAAACCATCTTAAACAAGTGCCATTTGCATTGTTGCTCCCAGTGATTCTTCCCCAGCTTGATAAGGACAGAGCCATGCAACTACAAACCCTCTATGCCAAATTGAAG AAAAATGATATTCCCAAGGAAGGGTTTGTGCGGATCATGAGAGGAATTGTTGGAGATCAGATGCTGAAGTTGGCAGTTATGAAAATGCAAACACAG CCTCCCCCACAGTTGCATATTCAAGGTTCGACTTCAGCTCTACAGCCGCAACCTAGAATGCAGCCTGCTAGCGTTTCAAAGTTCAATGACTCATCTCCGCCAGGCCAAGTCCCAATGAATAGAACTGGTCCAAAGTCTGGAGAAGTGGAGCAGAAACCAGAGTCTCGATTagtgcagcagcagcagcatttTCAGAACATGCAGACATTTCCTAAGTATGGAGGTCCTGGCGGAGTTCATCCATTCAGCGGGAAGAATGTAAACTGTGCTGCTCCTTCTGTCAAAACAGAACCTAATGATTTACAAATGAAGCAGATTCCAATTCATCAAAATTTGGGTTCAATTCAGCCAGGAGGGGCAGCTCAGACAATGAGCCTGGTAACTGCACCAAAATTCAATCAGCAGCATCCTAACAATGATAACAAGATAGGGCAATCTTCTGCTCTCCCACCATTTGCAAGTAATGTACCACTCCAACAAAATTCGGTTCCTTGGAAGTTGTCTACTGCTAAAGACCAAAGTTCGGGTGCCGCCTCATCATCAGCCTTTGTAAAACATGAACCTGTTGATCATTCCAGCAATCAACAGAAACCACAGTTGTCTTCCCTTAACGGACTGTCCTCAGTTTCAGCTGGACATCTAGAGCAAAGAGTTTCCATACCAGAAACCTCAAGGGACAATTCACTTGAGCAGCAGTCCCCAGGAACGGGTTTCTTGGCTCCTGCTATTACTGGGACTTCGCATCAGGGTTCTCTTTCCACAACGCCAGCTCAGGATTCTAATATCCAG CTAGGCTCCCGAACAGCATCTGCACCAGCTGGGTATAATGCAAGGACACCTTCTAAAAAAACTTCTGTTGGCCAGAAGAAGCCTCTTGAAACGCTTGGTTCTTCGCCTCCTCCCTCAAG TAAGAAGCAAAAGGTATCTGGGACCTTTGCAGATCAAAGCATTGAACAACTCATTGATGTCACTGCTGTTAGTGGGGTCAATCTCAGG gaagaagaagaacagctGTTTTCTGGGCCTAAGGAAGACAGTCGAGTCTCAGAAGCATCCCGGAGAGTTGtcctagaggaagaagaaaatctgaTATTGCAGCGGGCTCCCCTGCAGAAAAAATTGGCGGAGATCA TGGTCCAATGTGGTGTGAAGAATATAAGCAATGACGTGGAGAGGTGTCTCTCGTTG AGTGTGGAGGAAAGGTTGCGTGGCCTACTGTGCAATTTAATTAGAGTCTCAAAGCAG CGGGTTGATGTTGAGAGGCCCAGACATCGGACCATTGTCACTTCAGATGCCCAGCAGCACCTTATGATTTTGAACCACAGAGCTAAGGAAGAATGGGATAAGAAACAGGCTGAAGCAGAAAAGCTAAGGAAACAAAGTGAG CCTGAGGGCAGTCAAGGAGTTGATGGTGATAAAGAAAAGGACGAAGGCCGTGGAAAATCCGTGAAG GCAAACAAAGAGGAAGACGACAAGATGAGGGCGACTGCTGCAAATGTTGCTGCCCGAGCTGCTGTGGGAGGAGATGACATGTTGTCCAAGTGGCAGCTTATGGCTGAACGAGCGCGTCAAAAACGTGAGGGAGGATTGGAGGCGGCATCTCAGGTCGGTCAAGATAGCCGAAAATCTTCAATTTCTGGAAGAAACAATAAAGACAATCAAGAAGCAGGAAAAAGGGGACAAGCTGCATCTG GGGCCAATAGAAAATTAGGAAGGAACCAAGCTATTGCATCACAACCGAAGGTAGCTCGTACAATTTCTGTCAAGGATGTGATTGCTGTTCTGGAAAGGGAACCTCAGATGGCGAAGTCTAGTCTCATCTACCGCCTTCACAATAAAGTTCATTCTGAAACTCGCCACGAATAA